One part of the Haliotis asinina isolate JCU_RB_2024 chromosome 2, JCU_Hal_asi_v2, whole genome shotgun sequence genome encodes these proteins:
- the LOC137271607 gene encoding uro-adherence factor A-like, translating into MFYIDTLHNVGCVDTTIIILTIVLVHDDGDDDDDDDDDGDDDGDDGDSLRYSNSTSSSSSICFLDSLPYSNSPSTSSSICFLDSLPYSNSPSTSSSICFLDPLPYSNSPSTSSSICFLDSLPYSNSPSTSSSIFFSDPLPDSNSPSTSSSICFLDSLPYSNSTSSSSSICFLDSLPYSNSPSTSSSICFLDPLPDSNSPSTSSSICFLDSLPYSNSPSTSSSICFLDPLPYSNSPSTSSSICFLDSLPYSNSPSTSSSIFFSDPLPDSNSPSTSSSICFLDSLPYSNSPSTSSSICFLDPLPYSNSPSTSSSICFLDSLPYSNSPSTSSSICFLDSLPYSNSPSTSSSICFLDSLPYSNSPSTSSSICFLDSLPYSNSTSTSSSICFLDSLPYSNSTSTSSSICFSDSLRYSNSTSSSSSICFLDSLRYSNSPSTSSSICFLDSLPYSNSPSTSSSICFLDPLPYSNSPSSSSSICFLDPLPYSNSPSSSSSICFLDSLPYSNSPSTSSSICFLDSLPYSNSPSTSSSICFLDSLPYSNSPSTSSSICFLDPLPYSNSPSTSSSICFLDPTLIFVPFLTITSSITFVTPSLVSTPIPIQTSKTLPLQAPSPFQTQVLSQFLSPSCP; encoded by the coding sequence ACTCTCTTCGTTACTCCAATAGCACATCCAGTTCAAGCTCCATCTGTTTCTTAGACTCTCTTCCTTACTCCAATAGCCCATCCACTTCAAGCTCCATCTGTTTCTTAGACTCTCTTCCTTACTCCAATAGCCCATCCACTTCAAGCTCCATCTGTTTCTTAGACCCTCTTCCTTACTCCAATAGCCCATCCACTTCAAGCTCCATCTGTTTCTTAGACTCTCTTCCTTACTCCAATAGCCCATCCACTTCAAGCTCCATCTTTTTCTCAGACCCTCTTCCTGACTCCAATAGCCCATCCACTTCAAGCTCCATCTGTTTCTTAGACTCTCTTCCTTACTCCAATAGCACATCCAGTTCAAGCTCCATCTGTTTCTTAGACTCTCTTCCTTACTCCAATAGCCCATCCACTTCAAGCTCCATCTGTTTCTTAGACCCTCTTCCTGACTCCAATAGCCCATCCACTTCAAGCTCCATCTGTTTCTTAGACTCTCTTCCTTACTCCAATAGCCCATCCACTTCAAGCTCCATCTGTTTCTTAGACCCTCTTCCTTACTCCAATAGCCCATCCACTTCAAGCTCCATCTGTTTCTTAGACTCTCTTCCTTACTCCAATAGCCCATCCACTTCAAGCTCCATCTTTTTCTCAGACCCTCTTCCTGACTCCAATAGCCCATCCACTTCAAGCTCCATCTGTTTCTTAGACTCTCTTCCTTACTCCAATAGCCCATCCACTTCAAGCTCCATCTGTTTCTTAGACCCTCTTCCTTACTCCAATAGCCCATCCACTTCAAGCTCCATCTGTTTCTTAGACTCTCTTCCTTACTCCAATAGCCCATCCACTTCAAGCTCCATCTGTTTCTTAGACTCTCTTCCTTACTCCAATAGCCCATCCACTTCAAGCTCCATCTGTTTCTTAGACTCTCTTCCTTACTCCAATAGCCCATCCACTTCAAGCTCCATCTGTTTCTTAGACTCTCTTCCTTACTCCAATAGCACATCCACTTCAAGCTCCATCTGTTTCTTAGACTCTCTTCCTTACTCCAATAGCACATCCACTTCAAGCTCCATCTGTTTCTCAGACTCTCTTCGTTACTCCAATAGCACATCCAGTTCAAGCTCCATCTGTTTCTTAGACTCTCTTCGTTACTCCAATAGCCCATCCACTTCAAGCTCCATCTGTTTCTTAGACTCTCTTCCTTACTCCAATAGCCCATCCACTTCAAGCTCCATCTGTTTCTTAGACCCTCTTCCTTACTCCAATAGCCCATCCAGTTCAAGCTCCATCTGTTTCTTAGACCCTCTTCCTTACTCCAATAGCCCATCCAGTTCAAGCTCCATCTGTTTCTTAGACTCTCTTCCTTACTCCAATAGCCCATCCACTTCAAGCTCCATCTGTTTCTTAGACTCTCTTCCTTACTCCAATAGCCCATCCACTTCAAGCTCCATCTGTTTCTTAGACTCTCTTCCTTACTCCAATAGCCCATCCACTTCAAGCTCCATCTGTTTCTTAGACCCTCTTCCTTACTCCAATAGCCCATCCACTTCAAGCTCCATCTGTTTCTTAGACCCAACCCTTATCTTTGTGCCTTTCCTGACTATAACAAGCTCCATCACCTTTGTAACTCCATCCCTTGTGTCAACTCCTATCCCCATCCAGACCTCAAAAACCCTTCCTCTTCAAGCTCCATCACCTTTTCAAACCCAGGTGTTATCTCAGTTCCTATCCCCATCCTGTCCCTAA